In Helianthus annuus cultivar XRQ/B chromosome 8, HanXRQr2.0-SUNRISE, whole genome shotgun sequence, a single genomic region encodes these proteins:
- the LOC118481214 gene encoding beta-glucosidase BoGH3B-like, which produces MTDPPHVNYPWSIQESVGAGIDMVMVGYNYFEFIDGLTYLVNNNYIQVSRIDDAVKRILRVKFVMGLFENPLTDLSMGNTLENRLRPRTGYQTGGAGFEPNRL; this is translated from the exons ATGACCGATCCACCTCATGTTAACTACCCTTGGTCTATACAAGAAAGTGTTGGTGCTGGCATAGACATG GTCATGGTTGGGTACAACTACTTTGAGTTTATCGACGGGCTAACCTATCTCGTGAACAACAATTATATCCAAGTGAGTCGGATTGATGATGCAGTAAAAAGAATTTTACGGGTGAAGTTTGTGATGGGGCTGTTTGAAAATCCGTTAACTGATTTAAGCATGGGAAATACCTTGGAGAACAGGTTAAGACCCAGAACCGGGTATCAAACAGGCGGGGCAGGTTTCGAACCGAACCGGTTATAG
- the LOC110872493 gene encoding two-component response regulator-like APRR3 isoform X2, whose amino-acid sequence MRRVGVSTNVPAPKGLAELNHHNRVDLKEGRNGFRFDGQGMSEEDESRINEDVNIIRPNELGQAHAMLHRQRQQPQGPVVQWESFLPLRSLKVLLVENDDSTRHVVNALLRNCGYEVTAVANGLEAWKLLIDLNKQIDLVLTEVVMPYLSGIGLLSKIMNHATRKNIPVIMMSSDDSMGIVFNCLSKGAVDFLVKPIRKNELKNLWQHVWRKCHSSSGSGSGSGSESGIRDHKSTKSRSNQESDDNSDNSDEDDKLNAKGGSDNGSGTQSSWPKKVVEVDSSQANSLWDNVPNPHDVTSAQVARPETSKLEIIEMGKDLEIGVPKSTSFEVEDTNKKMDKFCESNMEKVGDKVDISMQLGCETGASRTEPLNAHKDALKANQLLKNINIEDNYSKESHALELSLKRPRDVEDADASTQERNVLRHSGLSAFSRYNTVSNVNQTPTGNVDSCSPPPADISSEEAKRNNILSNSNGTPNQRSNGSDDLGSTTNNAFTTKPDDNPLPVVVHKHAMQALVPCANNKDAVVKTTVPQRKAPVQVRHHHHHYHHHHHHVHNKTGDGFSRNMGSNFLTGSTEGNALNYGSGSGSNNKSNGENGAIVEGGMIENGVGNGGPTVFNGGDGSGGSGSGVDQERLTQRKVALNKFLQKRKVRCFKKKVRYQSRKKLAEQRPRVRGQFVKRGVNNEDADS is encoded by the exons ATGAGGAGAGTTGGGGTGAGCACGAATGTTCCAGCACCTAAAGGGTTGGCAGAACTTAACCACCATAACCGGGTTGACTTAAAGGAAGGGAGAAATGGGTTCCGGTTTGACGGGCAAGGGATGTCTGAAGAAGACGAGTCAAGAATTAATGAAGATGTGAATATTATTAGGCCCAATGAGTTGGGCCAGGCCCATGCTATGTTGCATAGGCAACGACAACAACCTCAGGGGCCTGTGGTTCAATGGGAGAGCTTTCTGCCTCTTAGGTCTCTAAAGGTTCTTCTAGTTGAAAATGATGATTCAACCCGTCATGTTGTTAATGCTCTCCTCCGTAATTGCGGCTATGAAG TTACGGCTGTAGCGAATGGTCTAGAAGCAtggaaactgttgattgatctaAACAAGCAAATTGATCTTGTTTTAACCGAGGTAGTTATGCCATATTTATCGGGTATTGGTCTGTTATCCAAGATAATGAACCACGCTACTCGCAAGAATATCCCAGTGATAA TGATGTCATCCGATGACTCAATGGGTATAGTCTTTAATTGTTTATCCAAAGGTGCAGTTGACTTTTTAGTCAAGCCTATTCGAAAGAATGAGCTAAAAAACCTCTGGCAGCATGTATGGAGGAAATGTCACAGT TCAAGCGGTAGTGGTAGTGGGAGTGGGAGTGAGAGCGGCATACGGGACCACAAATCCACTAAATCAAGAAGCAATCAAGAGTCTGATGACAACAGTGACAACAGTGATGAAGATGATAAGTTGAATGCTAAGGGTGGGAGCGACAATGGGAGTGGAACTCAG AGTTCTTGGCCAAAGAAGGTTGTAGAAGTTGATAGCTCCCAAGCAAATTCTTTGTGGGACAACGTACCAAATCCTCATGATGTCACTTCTGCTCAAGTTGCAAGGCCTGAAACATCTAAACTCG AAATCATTGAAATGGGAAAGGACTTGGAGATCGGAGTCCCGAAAAGTACTAGTTTCGAGGTTGAAGACACAAACAAAAAGATGGACAAATTTTGTGAATCAAACATGGAGAAAGTGGGTGATAAGGTTGATATCAGTATGCAACTTGGTTGCGAAACCGGTGCATCTAGAACCGAACCTCTTAATGCTCATAAGGACGCTTTAAAGGCAAACCAGTTGCTTAAAAACATTAATATCGAAGACAATTATTCTAAGGAATCACATGCTCTTGAGCTCAGTTTGAAGCGGCCTAGAGATGTGGAGGATGCTGATGCGAGCACCCAAGAACGTAATGTCTTGCGGCATTCTGGTCTCTCCGCCTTCTCAAG GTACAACACTGTATCAAATGTTAATCAAACTCCAACTGGGAATGTGGACAGTTGCTCACCACCCCCTGCTGATATAAGCTCAGAAGAAGCAAAACGAAATAACATACTATCTAACTCAAATGGGACCCCCAATCAGCGTTCCAACGGCAGTGACGATTTAGGGTCCACCACCAACAATGCTTTCACAACCAAACCAGATGACAACCCACTCCCCGTTGTTGTTCACAAGCATGCCATGCAAGCACTCGTCCCTTGTGCTAATAATAAAGATGCCGTAGTTAAGACCACCGTTCCACAACGAAAGGCGCCGGTTCAAGtccgccaccaccatcaccactaccaccaccatcaccaccatgtCCACAACAAAACTGGCGATGGATTTTCAAGAAACATGGGGTCTAACTTCTTGACTGGTTCAACAGAAGGAAATGCTCTAAATTATGGTAGTGGATCGGGAAGTAATAATAAGAGCAATGGTGAAAATGGAGCAATTGTTGAAGGTGGTATGATTGAAAACGGTGTCGGTAATGGTGGCCCCACAGTATTTAATGGTGGTGATGGAAGTGGTGGAAGTGGAAGTGGTGTTGATCAAGAACGCTTAACTCAGCGTAAGGTTGCCCTTAATAAATTCCTCCAGAAGAGAAAAGTAAGATGCTTTAAGAAAAAG GTGCGATACCAGAGCAGGAAGAAGCTAGCAGAACAGAGACCACGAGTTCGTGGACAATTTGTTAAACGTGGGGTCAACAATGAGGATGCAGATTCGTAA
- the LOC110872493 gene encoding two-component response regulator-like APRR3 isoform X1, giving the protein MRRVGVSTNVPAPKGLAELNHHNRVDLKEGRNGFRFDGQGMSEEDESRINEDVNIIRPNELGQAHAMLHRQRQQPQGPVVQWESFLPLRSLKVLLVENDDSTRHVVNALLRNCGYEVTAVANGLEAWKLLIDLNKQIDLVLTEVVMPYLSGIGLLSKIMNHATRKNIPVIMMSSDDSMGIVFNCLSKGAVDFLVKPIRKNELKNLWQHVWRKCHSSSGSGSGSGSESGIRDHKSTKSRSNQESDDNSDNSDEDDKLNAKGGSDNGSGTQSSWPKKVVEVDSSQANSLWDNVPNPHDVTSAQVARPETSKLEIIEMGKDLEIGVPKSTSFEVEDTNKKMDKFCESNMEKVGDKVDISMQLGCETGASRTEPLNAHKDALKANQLLKNINIEDNYSKESHALELSLKRPRDVEDADASTQERNVLRHSGLSAFSRYNTVSNVNQTPTGNVDSCSPPPADISSEEAKRNNILSNSNGTPNQRSNGSDDLGSTTNNAFTTKPDDNPLPVVVHKHAMQALVPCANNKDAVVKTTVPQRKAPVQVRHHHHHYHHHHHHVHNKTGDGFSRNMGSNFLTGSTEGNALNYGSGSGSNNKSNGENGAIVEGGMIENGVGNGGPTVFNGGDGSGGSGSGVDQERLTQRKVALNKFLQKRKVRCFKKKITNRESKRPLNNGGNLFCLVWWILKVRYQSRKKLAEQRPRVRGQFVKRGVNNEDADS; this is encoded by the exons ATGAGGAGAGTTGGGGTGAGCACGAATGTTCCAGCACCTAAAGGGTTGGCAGAACTTAACCACCATAACCGGGTTGACTTAAAGGAAGGGAGAAATGGGTTCCGGTTTGACGGGCAAGGGATGTCTGAAGAAGACGAGTCAAGAATTAATGAAGATGTGAATATTATTAGGCCCAATGAGTTGGGCCAGGCCCATGCTATGTTGCATAGGCAACGACAACAACCTCAGGGGCCTGTGGTTCAATGGGAGAGCTTTCTGCCTCTTAGGTCTCTAAAGGTTCTTCTAGTTGAAAATGATGATTCAACCCGTCATGTTGTTAATGCTCTCCTCCGTAATTGCGGCTATGAAG TTACGGCTGTAGCGAATGGTCTAGAAGCAtggaaactgttgattgatctaAACAAGCAAATTGATCTTGTTTTAACCGAGGTAGTTATGCCATATTTATCGGGTATTGGTCTGTTATCCAAGATAATGAACCACGCTACTCGCAAGAATATCCCAGTGATAA TGATGTCATCCGATGACTCAATGGGTATAGTCTTTAATTGTTTATCCAAAGGTGCAGTTGACTTTTTAGTCAAGCCTATTCGAAAGAATGAGCTAAAAAACCTCTGGCAGCATGTATGGAGGAAATGTCACAGT TCAAGCGGTAGTGGTAGTGGGAGTGGGAGTGAGAGCGGCATACGGGACCACAAATCCACTAAATCAAGAAGCAATCAAGAGTCTGATGACAACAGTGACAACAGTGATGAAGATGATAAGTTGAATGCTAAGGGTGGGAGCGACAATGGGAGTGGAACTCAG AGTTCTTGGCCAAAGAAGGTTGTAGAAGTTGATAGCTCCCAAGCAAATTCTTTGTGGGACAACGTACCAAATCCTCATGATGTCACTTCTGCTCAAGTTGCAAGGCCTGAAACATCTAAACTCG AAATCATTGAAATGGGAAAGGACTTGGAGATCGGAGTCCCGAAAAGTACTAGTTTCGAGGTTGAAGACACAAACAAAAAGATGGACAAATTTTGTGAATCAAACATGGAGAAAGTGGGTGATAAGGTTGATATCAGTATGCAACTTGGTTGCGAAACCGGTGCATCTAGAACCGAACCTCTTAATGCTCATAAGGACGCTTTAAAGGCAAACCAGTTGCTTAAAAACATTAATATCGAAGACAATTATTCTAAGGAATCACATGCTCTTGAGCTCAGTTTGAAGCGGCCTAGAGATGTGGAGGATGCTGATGCGAGCACCCAAGAACGTAATGTCTTGCGGCATTCTGGTCTCTCCGCCTTCTCAAG GTACAACACTGTATCAAATGTTAATCAAACTCCAACTGGGAATGTGGACAGTTGCTCACCACCCCCTGCTGATATAAGCTCAGAAGAAGCAAAACGAAATAACATACTATCTAACTCAAATGGGACCCCCAATCAGCGTTCCAACGGCAGTGACGATTTAGGGTCCACCACCAACAATGCTTTCACAACCAAACCAGATGACAACCCACTCCCCGTTGTTGTTCACAAGCATGCCATGCAAGCACTCGTCCCTTGTGCTAATAATAAAGATGCCGTAGTTAAGACCACCGTTCCACAACGAAAGGCGCCGGTTCAAGtccgccaccaccatcaccactaccaccaccatcaccaccatgtCCACAACAAAACTGGCGATGGATTTTCAAGAAACATGGGGTCTAACTTCTTGACTGGTTCAACAGAAGGAAATGCTCTAAATTATGGTAGTGGATCGGGAAGTAATAATAAGAGCAATGGTGAAAATGGAGCAATTGTTGAAGGTGGTATGATTGAAAACGGTGTCGGTAATGGTGGCCCCACAGTATTTAATGGTGGTGATGGAAGTGGTGGAAGTGGAAGTGGTGTTGATCAAGAACGCTTAACTCAGCGTAAGGTTGCCCTTAATAAATTCCTCCAGAAGAGAAAAGTAAGATGCTTTAAGAAAAAG ATAACCAACCGTGAATCCAAACGGCCGCTTAACAACGGAGgtaatctgttttgtttggtttggtgGATTTTGAAGGTGCGATACCAGAGCAGGAAGAAGCTAGCAGAACAGAGACCACGAGTTCGTGGACAATTTGTTAAACGTGGGGTCAACAATGAGGATGCAGATTCGTAA